The following are encoded together in the Mammaliicoccus vitulinus genome:
- a CDS encoding PepSY-associated TM helix domain-containing protein gives MNKIFNPLRRLHFYAAFFITPLLLTLSLTGIGYLFYTNVENNIYHHEFFSDSDTKGHQSLDDAVQEIKEVYKGYEIQKISIMDEPYNNRVTIGNDDGESRYIFLDEHNQRVANQNAQYTYANVLRETHSSLMVGGSFVNYLVELAACWTIFMIISGVYLTFKSKALKKTNKKTSFLFNRRVHAILGLIIAIPIFVIVLTGLPWSAFMGKQINQFAEDHPKLGYSALKSNPPQSEDNELPWATRNKEKPTSKKDPHAEHHGASNSLIGAEGQQSIENIIVQAENKNIKKPFSIVYPADDKGVFTVSKSSNTGVTGLDVAPKEETTAYFDQYSGKLLDQVDYEDYGIVGKWFSFGIPLHEGHLFGTANKVINLLVCLTFIGGIVFGFLSWMRRKNAGSFGAPPQMKGRVPIGLIAFLIVLGIIMPLFGASLIIVAIVEYFIWRKNKKKV, from the coding sequence ATGAATAAAATTTTTAATCCATTAAGAAGGTTACATTTTTACGCAGCTTTCTTTATAACACCTTTATTGTTAACCCTCTCTCTTACAGGTATCGGTTATTTATTTTACACTAATGTTGAAAATAACATATATCATCATGAGTTCTTTTCAGATAGTGATACTAAAGGCCATCAATCTTTAGATGACGCTGTACAAGAAATAAAAGAGGTTTATAAAGGTTATGAAATTCAAAAGATCAGTATAATGGATGAACCATATAATAATAGAGTAACAATTGGGAATGATGATGGTGAGTCTAGATATATATTTTTAGATGAACATAACCAAAGAGTTGCTAATCAAAATGCTCAATATACATATGCCAACGTACTACGTGAAACACATAGCTCACTTATGGTTGGTGGTAGTTTTGTAAACTATTTAGTTGAATTAGCAGCATGTTGGACTATTTTTATGATTATTTCTGGTGTTTACTTAACGTTTAAATCTAAAGCATTGAAAAAAACAAACAAGAAAACTTCATTTTTGTTTAATAGACGCGTACATGCCATTTTAGGATTAATTATTGCGATCCCTATCTTTGTTATCGTCTTAACGGGATTACCATGGTCGGCATTTATGGGTAAACAGATTAATCAGTTTGCAGAAGACCATCCTAAGTTAGGTTATTCAGCTTTAAAATCTAACCCACCTCAATCTGAAGATAATGAATTACCTTGGGCGACTAGAAATAAAGAAAAACCTACATCTAAAAAAGATCCACATGCAGAGCATCACGGCGCATCTAATAGCTTAATAGGTGCTGAAGGACAACAAAGTATCGAAAACATCATTGTGCAAGCAGAAAACAAAAATATTAAAAAGCCATTTTCAATCGTTTATCCAGCAGATGATAAAGGCGTATTTACAGTTTCGAAAAGTAGTAATACAGGTGTTACTGGTTTAGATGTAGCTCCTAAAGAAGAAACAACAGCATATTTTGATCAATACTCTGGAAAACTTCTTGATCAAGTGGATTACGAAGACTATGGTATTGTCGGCAAATGGTTTAGCTTTGGTATCCCATTACATGAAGGACACCTATTCGGTACAGCAAATAAAGTGATTAACCTACTCGTATGCTTAACATTTATTGGAGGAATTGTATTTGGATTCTTATCTTGGATGAGACGAAAAAATGCTGGTTCTTTTGGAGCACCTCCTCAAATGAAAGGCAGAGTTCCAATTGGACTCATAGCATTTTTAATAGTGTTAGGTATCATAATGCCACTATTCGGCGCGTCACTTATCATCGTTGCTATTGTTGAATATTTCATTTGGAGAAAAAATAAGAAAAAAGTTTAG
- a CDS encoding HAD-IA family hydrolase: MYDAIIFDFDGTIIDTEINLFNTLNKHINDKNNEPISLEEYKASIGSVSKELDHKILTALGSELALEEMFKDHYEGTKRLPMKPVVKELVEYGHQNQIKMGIATSSYKEHIMPNVLRLELDKYIDVVKGREDVAFVKPNPELYIQAAHELNVKPSKCLAIEDTTNGAKAAIDAGMDVIVITHDITEDLNFDSLDLLHKNIEAKDIINLYL; the protein is encoded by the coding sequence ATGTACGATGCAATAATATTCGATTTTGACGGTACAATTATAGATACAGAAATAAATTTATTTAACACTTTAAATAAACACATTAATGACAAGAATAATGAACCCATTAGTCTTGAGGAATACAAAGCTTCGATTGGCTCTGTCTCTAAAGAATTAGATCATAAAATCCTCACCGCTTTAGGCTCAGAATTAGCTTTAGAAGAAATGTTCAAAGATCATTATGAAGGAACAAAACGATTGCCTATGAAACCAGTAGTGAAAGAATTGGTAGAATACGGTCACCAAAATCAAATCAAAATGGGTATAGCAACAAGTAGTTATAAAGAACACATTATGCCAAACGTTTTAAGATTAGAATTAGATAAATATATAGATGTCGTCAAAGGACGTGAAGATGTCGCGTTTGTAAAACCAAATCCAGAATTATATATTCAGGCTGCTCATGAACTAAATGTTAAACCTAGTAAATGCTTAGCTATTGAAGATACTACAAATGGTGCCAAAGCTGCAATTGACGCTGGCATGGATGTTATTGTCATTACTCATGACATAACAGAAGATTTGAATTTTGATTCGTTAGACCTATTGCATAAAAATATAGAAGCTAAAGACATTATTAATCTTTATTTATAA
- a CDS encoding helix-turn-helix domain-containing protein, producing the protein MFSFQVYNLNKEYSCIYNCENLSLLYVTDGEIQVFYYSLNKYSYVKKGFYSIVPFDEYSYINALNGDVKIISLNYLLIYTIANNLYNNLISKDYTNLPFSKNEYITQYHLNLLAKYSPFKDSSLSTEISYSINTLLYLLQENIRKAFDIYSSQTIHQQPYSLNYTNIKRRRLFDASVELLNNPQKSIAHIATEFGFYDQAHFTKVFKKYRNITPHAFRQRHAFFKHYK; encoded by the coding sequence ATGTTTTCGTTTCAAGTGTATAATCTAAACAAAGAGTATTCATGTATTTATAATTGTGAAAACTTATCACTACTCTATGTAACAGATGGAGAAATCCAAGTATTCTACTATTCACTCAATAAATATTCTTATGTAAAAAAAGGCTTTTATAGCATCGTACCTTTTGATGAATATAGTTATATCAATGCTTTAAATGGCGATGTAAAAATAATAAGCTTAAACTATCTTCTCATTTATACGATCGCCAATAATCTATACAATAACCTCATTTCAAAAGATTATACTAATTTACCTTTTTCTAAAAATGAGTATATAACTCAATATCATTTAAACCTTTTAGCTAAATATTCACCTTTTAAAGACTCCAGTTTAAGTACTGAAATATCATATAGTATCAACACATTACTCTATCTTCTACAAGAGAATATTCGAAAAGCATTTGATATATACTCATCTCAAACAATCCATCAACAACCATATAGTTTAAACTACACAAATATTAAACGCCGCAGATTATTTGATGCTTCAGTTGAATTACTTAACAATCCTCAAAAATCCATTGCACATATTGCTACTGAATTTGGATTTTACGATCAAGCTCATTTTACAAAAGTATTTAAAAAATATCGAAACATAACGCCACATGCATTTAGACAACGACATGCTTTCTTCAAACATTATAAATAA
- a CDS encoding DUF5996 family protein produces MSLLYFDEWRDTRATIRYIAQIMGKCCLTVKQPELLYKHVMLTVNQVGLSTGVLKKDNHEFEITLDLLDQLLVVKVDGKEETIIVKSGRTIKEYYDFVFDTLLDNDIEIKINTKPYHIPYEKTLDKDDKERTFNPKTAYHALRLMQQAQYDHYQFLHSRNIKDVKTGLFWDKFDVTSIFYVEGNHEYTVSLCYYFGDKYRESPYYVIKINPFKQDKINLKQVEPSYAEYNGKDGSFLIYEEDLESIIRRDEMLLTFFNSAYQALLSGVSSKLSHHEK; encoded by the coding sequence ATGAGCTTGTTATATTTTGATGAATGGCGTGATACACGTGCAACAATAAGGTATATCGCACAAATTATGGGGAAATGTTGTTTAACTGTAAAACAACCTGAACTATTGTATAAACACGTGATGTTAACCGTTAATCAAGTTGGGTTATCTACAGGCGTATTAAAAAAAGACAATCATGAATTTGAAATCACTTTAGATTTATTAGATCAGCTATTAGTAGTTAAAGTAGATGGTAAAGAAGAAACGATCATCGTTAAATCTGGACGAACAATAAAAGAATATTATGATTTTGTGTTTGATACGTTATTGGATAATGATATTGAAATTAAAATTAATACGAAACCTTACCATATTCCTTACGAAAAAACATTGGATAAAGATGATAAAGAACGAACATTTAATCCTAAAACTGCTTACCATGCATTAAGGTTGATGCAACAAGCTCAATATGATCATTATCAATTTTTACATTCAAGAAATATTAAAGATGTAAAAACAGGATTATTTTGGGATAAATTTGATGTAACATCTATATTTTATGTAGAAGGTAATCATGAATATACAGTTTCACTATGCTATTACTTTGGGGATAAATATAGAGAGTCTCCTTATTATGTTATTAAGATTAATCCATTTAAGCAAGATAAAATTAACTTAAAACAAGTAGAACCATCGTATGCAGAATACAATGGTAAAGATGGTAGCTTTTTAATTTATGAAGAAGACTTAGAAAGTATTATAAGAAGAGACGAAATGTTGCTTACTTTCTTTAACAGCGCATATCAAGCATTGTTATCAGGCGTGAGTAGTAAACTGTCACATCATGAAAAATAA
- a CDS encoding competence protein ComK, producing MISKINPNMTIIKQSEDPQYKFQIEYLDQSILNTNLSIHLLINDALKIEGASMKTREQYAKYVLRISKLIPIMIYATQDFVLFPTSAKNHIHYMLINSKHITNIEAYKCYTRLLFINNTSKVICHDFHTISRKMGESLRLLQHQKHHIFNS from the coding sequence ATGATATCCAAAATCAATCCGAATATGACAATCATTAAACAATCAGAAGATCCTCAATATAAATTCCAAATCGAATATTTAGATCAATCAATCCTCAATACGAACCTTTCAATTCATCTACTTATAAATGATGCTTTAAAAATTGAAGGTGCTAGCATGAAGACTAGAGAACAATACGCAAAATACGTTCTCAGAATTTCTAAGCTTATTCCTATCATGATTTATGCTACTCAAGACTTTGTTCTATTTCCAACGAGTGCTAAAAATCATATTCATTATATGCTCATAAATAGTAAACACATCACAAATATTGAAGCGTATAAATGTTATACGAGGCTTCTGTTTATCAATAATACCTCAAAAGTTATTTGTCATGATTTCCATACTATAAGCAGAAAAATGGGAGAATCATTAAGACTGCTACAACATCAAAAGCATCACATATTCAACTCATGA
- a CDS encoding sigma-70 family RNA polymerase sigma factor gives MENNNFNHYYMKYEKMIHYLLHRYNIKYAYDDYFQLMLIKLWELLQTFDELKTNAMDKYIYTKLKFYLIDCIRKYSKEMDRFIPTSDNIMLDQSYVEHYHCELYSMLEFLSPEELTWFNLTLQGFSTQEIAIYMDKSESTIKYYRKNARNKLKSHYLF, from the coding sequence ATGGAAAACAATAATTTTAATCACTACTATATGAAATATGAAAAGATGATACATTATTTATTGCATCGTTACAATATAAAATATGCTTATGATGATTATTTTCAACTCATGCTTATAAAACTATGGGAGTTATTACAAACTTTTGATGAGTTAAAAACAAATGCGATGGATAAATATATTTATACTAAACTAAAGTTTTACTTAATTGATTGTATTAGAAAATACAGCAAAGAAATGGACCGCTTCATTCCTACTTCGGACAATATTATGCTCGATCAAAGTTATGTCGAACATTATCATTGTGAATTGTATAGTATGCTTGAATTTTTATCACCTGAGGAACTCACGTGGTTTAATTTAACGTTACAAGGTTTTTCTACGCAAGAAATTGCAATATATATGGATAAAAGTGAATCTACTATTAAATATTATAGAAAAAATGCTAGAAACAAATTAAAGTCACATTATTTATTTTAG
- a CDS encoding N-acetylglucosaminidase codes for MKNARLETIKNIVVLLLVLSIIVGLFYYLISDHLKFYEVDKQEDNVEVPLTLSKAVNKQYKNDTRMQVATESGNWKNASRSEIHEVMDVEKILNDEKQVYQFLNLSEYQGIEEKRIHHMLRKQEVLEQYTTEFLKAAKKEHVNEVYLISHAILETGNNNSELANGVLLTDKGKVTKSKEKSDGKKYYNFYGVGALDNDPIGTGARYAKKRGWDSPQKAISGGAKFIHDHYLSNPEQNTLYSMRWNPEKPGVHQYATDIKWAQSNARIIADFYNELKTEGKYYIVYKYKDTDKNLSVKALDAKLDKIEKQKQK; via the coding sequence ATGAAAAATGCCAGGCTAGAAACAATTAAGAATATAGTTGTATTATTATTAGTTTTATCAATTATTGTTGGCCTGTTTTATTATTTGATTTCAGATCATTTGAAGTTTTATGAAGTAGATAAACAAGAAGATAATGTCGAAGTACCATTAACTTTAAGTAAAGCAGTAAATAAACAATATAAAAATGATACTAGAATGCAAGTAGCAACAGAGTCAGGCAATTGGAAAAACGCTTCGAGAAGTGAAATTCATGAAGTGATGGATGTAGAAAAAATCTTGAACGATGAAAAGCAAGTCTATCAATTCTTGAATCTATCAGAATATCAAGGTATTGAAGAAAAAAGAATACATCATATGCTAAGAAAACAAGAAGTACTTGAGCAATATACAACAGAATTTTTAAAAGCAGCGAAGAAAGAGCATGTGAACGAAGTGTATTTAATTTCTCACGCTATTTTAGAAACTGGTAATAACAACAGTGAGTTAGCGAACGGAGTATTACTTACGGATAAAGGTAAAGTAACGAAGTCCAAAGAGAAATCTGATGGTAAAAAGTACTATAATTTTTATGGTGTAGGTGCATTGGATAATGATCCAATTGGAACTGGTGCTAGATATGCTAAAAAACGTGGCTGGGATTCGCCACAGAAAGCCATTTCTGGTGGTGCTAAATTTATACACGATCATTATCTATCTAATCCAGAACAAAATACACTATATAGTATGAGATGGAATCCAGAGAAACCAGGCGTCCATCAATATGCTACAGATATTAAGTGGGCTCAAAGTAACGCGCGTATCATTGCAGACTTCTATAACGAGCTGAAGACAGAAGGGAAGTACTATATCGTTTATAAATATAAAGATACAGACAAGAACCTTTCGGTAAAAGCTTTAGATGCAAAGCTTGATAAAATAGAAAAACAAAAACAAAAATAA
- a CDS encoding DUF6612 family protein yields MKFRILGSLFLSSSLILAACGNGSDSDNKSEKKEETKSSSQVVKDLQSNAKDVKSYHTDNNIKVSAKDQEGQAVKVGMDVDEKNTAKLNMDQAGQKMTIYVQGKKMLAKVDDQWVDLSSQIENMNIDSSLDQLNYEKYAKTLSAFKDAKAKKVDDGYELTYNIKNKEDFTKLANASGNKDQLKQFESEVDKVSGKAILKVNKDSEIDSYKLNAKLTKDDETANMKTNVTYDKLNDIDEIKIPDEAKDAKKIEDLQGGSSNSPSSGSSSDKAS; encoded by the coding sequence ATGAAATTTAGAATATTAGGTAGTTTATTTTTATCTTCATCATTAATATTAGCAGCTTGTGGAAATGGATCTGATTCAGATAATAAATCTGAGAAGAAAGAAGAAACAAAGAGTTCTAGTCAAGTTGTAAAAGACTTACAAAGCAATGCTAAAGATGTAAAAAGTTATCATACTGATAACAACATTAAAGTTTCTGCTAAAGATCAAGAAGGTCAAGCTGTTAAAGTTGGCATGGATGTCGATGAAAAAAACACAGCAAAATTAAATATGGATCAAGCAGGTCAAAAAATGACGATTTATGTTCAAGGTAAAAAAATGTTAGCAAAAGTTGATGATCAATGGGTAGACCTTTCATCACAAATTGAAAACATGAACATAGATAGCTCATTAGATCAGTTAAATTATGAAAAATACGCTAAAACTTTAAGTGCATTTAAAGACGCTAAAGCTAAAAAAGTTGATGATGGATATGAACTTACATACAACATCAAAAACAAAGAAGATTTCACTAAATTAGCGAATGCTTCAGGAAACAAAGACCAACTTAAACAATTTGAATCTGAAGTTGATAAAGTCTCAGGTAAAGCAATATTAAAAGTAAATAAAGATAGTGAAATTGATTCATATAAGCTTAATGCAAAATTAACTAAAGATGATGAAACAGCGAATATGAAAACAAATGTCACTTATGACAAACTAAATGATATCGATGAAATTAAAATTCCAGACGAAGCGAAAGATGCTAAGAAAATTGAAGACTTACAAGGCGGTTCTTCAAACTCACCTTCATCAGGTAGCAGTTCAGACAAAGCTTCATAA
- a CDS encoding ABC transporter permease has translation MVDGNVWSQLVSYYSTNGGYIFQLFLNHLLISVYGVLFAVIIGIPIGIFIARYSKLSGFVISIANIIQTVPALALLAILMLVMGLGANTVVMTVFLYALLPIIKNTYTGINNVDASIKDAGKGMGMTSKQILTMVELPLSLSVMIGGIRIAFVIAIGVTAIGSFIGSSTLGDIIIRGTNATDGTSLILAGAIPTALLAVLSDLLLGYIEKKLDPTKRKQKGPQPQTLSE, from the coding sequence ATGGTTGATGGTAATGTATGGTCACAATTAGTAAGTTATTATTCAACAAATGGCGGATATATATTTCAACTGTTTCTAAATCATTTACTCATTTCAGTTTATGGTGTACTATTTGCGGTTATAATAGGTATACCTATTGGAATTTTTATTGCTAGATATTCCAAGTTGTCAGGTTTTGTTATTTCTATAGCGAACATCATTCAAACCGTACCAGCCCTTGCACTTCTCGCAATTTTAATGCTCGTAATGGGTCTTGGCGCTAACACTGTTGTTATGACAGTATTTTTATACGCATTGCTTCCAATCATTAAAAATACTTATACAGGTATTAATAATGTAGATGCAAGTATAAAAGATGCCGGTAAAGGAATGGGTATGACGTCTAAACAAATTTTGACAATGGTCGAACTCCCCCTTTCATTATCAGTCATGATTGGTGGCATAAGAATTGCATTTGTTATTGCAATTGGTGTTACAGCAATTGGTTCATTTATAGGATCATCAACACTTGGTGATATTATCATTAGAGGTACAAATGCTACGGACGGTACATCACTTATTTTAGCAGGTGCAATACCTACTGCTTTATTAGCAGTATTAAGTGATTTACTATTAGGATATATAGAGAAAAAGCTTGATCCAACTAAGAGAAAACAAAAAGGACCACAACCTCAAACACTTTCGGAGTGA
- a CDS encoding osmoprotectant ABC transporter substrate-binding protein, with amino-acid sequence MKRYFKLLLPIMALSVILSGCSLPFLGASGDKNSIKIGMQNTSESQIVGHIDKLMIEHEAKKDNVTEKNIQLINNLGSSTVTFNAQNSGDVNISSARYTGTDLTGALGKDPITDREKALNVVRNAFDKDYDQKWYGSYGFENTYAMIVTKETAKKYNLKKVSDMKKVANKLEAGVDSSWMKRPGDGYPAFKEKYGFDFKRTRPMQIGLVYDALNTGKMDVVLGYTTDGRIASYDLVVLEDDLKFFPPYDASPLVSKSLIKEKPYVDRAMNKLKGKISTEQMQKLNYEADNNLKEPAVVAEEFLEKNNYFDDEKDGES; translated from the coding sequence ATGAAAAGATATTTTAAATTGTTATTGCCAATCATGGCTTTATCAGTCATTTTATCTGGATGTTCCTTACCTTTCCTTGGAGCTTCAGGTGATAAAAATTCAATAAAGATTGGCATGCAAAATACGAGTGAATCACAAATAGTAGGACATATAGATAAACTGATGATTGAACATGAAGCAAAAAAAGATAATGTTACTGAAAAAAATATTCAACTTATAAATAATTTAGGTTCATCAACAGTGACATTTAATGCACAGAACAGTGGCGACGTTAACATTTCAAGTGCTAGATATACTGGAACAGATTTAACGGGCGCATTAGGTAAAGATCCTATAACTGATCGTGAAAAAGCATTAAATGTAGTTAGAAATGCTTTTGATAAAGATTATGATCAAAAATGGTATGGATCATACGGCTTCGAAAACACTTATGCCATGATAGTTACTAAAGAAACTGCAAAAAAGTACAATCTTAAAAAAGTTTCAGATATGAAAAAAGTTGCGAATAAGTTAGAAGCAGGCGTCGATTCATCTTGGATGAAACGTCCAGGTGACGGATATCCAGCGTTTAAAGAAAAATATGGCTTTGACTTTAAACGTACAAGACCGATGCAAATAGGTTTAGTATATGATGCACTCAACACAGGTAAAATGGACGTCGTGTTAGGTTATACAACAGATGGTAGAATTGCAAGTTATGATTTAGTTGTACTAGAAGATGATTTAAAATTCTTCCCACCTTATGACGCAAGTCCATTAGTTTCAAAATCTTTAATTAAAGAAAAACCATATGTAGATCGTGCTATGAACAAATTAAAAGGAAAAATTTCGACTGAACAAATGCAAAAATTAAACTATGAAGCAGACAATAACCTTAAAGAACCTGCTGTAGTTGCGGAAGAATTTTTAGAGAAGAACAATTATTTTGATGATGAAAAGGATGGTGAGTCATAA
- a CDS encoding ABC transporter permease produces the protein MIEFLQVNGNELIQKTLEHFYISLFALLLAILVAIPLGILLTRTKTLAKVVLSIASVLQTVPSLAVLALMIPFLGVGKLPAILALFIYILLPILNNTFIGINNVDENVKAAGLSMGMTKFQEMYMIELPLAISVIMSGVRLSSVYAISWATLASFIGAGGLGDFIFNGLNLYQPDLIIGGAISVTLIALIMDFVLSKIEYWVTPKGLKVSR, from the coding sequence GTGATTGAATTTTTACAAGTTAATGGGAATGAACTTATACAAAAAACACTAGAACACTTCTATATTTCATTATTCGCTTTACTATTAGCTATTCTTGTAGCGATACCTTTAGGCATATTGTTAACGAGAACTAAAACGCTTGCCAAAGTGGTATTATCTATAGCTAGTGTTCTACAAACAGTCCCTTCATTAGCAGTATTAGCTTTAATGATACCTTTCTTAGGTGTAGGTAAACTACCTGCAATACTCGCACTATTCATTTATATATTATTACCTATTTTAAACAACACTTTTATAGGCATAAATAATGTAGATGAAAATGTAAAAGCAGCAGGATTAAGTATGGGTATGACTAAGTTTCAAGAGATGTACATGATTGAATTACCATTAGCTATATCAGTTATTATGAGTGGTGTTCGCTTATCGAGTGTTTATGCAATTAGCTGGGCAACATTAGCGAGTTTCATCGGCGCCGGTGGTTTAGGTGACTTTATTTTTAATGGTTTAAATTTATACCAACCTGATCTAATCATTGGTGGTGCTATAAGCGTTACATTAATTGCACTTATTATGGACTTTGTACTATCTAAAATAGAATATTGGGTAACACCTAAAGGATTAAAGGTTTCAAGATAA
- a CDS encoding betaine/proline/choline family ABC transporter ATP-binding protein (Members of the family are the ATP-binding subunit of ABC transporters for substrates such as betaine, L-proline or other amino acids, choline, carnitine, etc. The substrate specificity is best determined from the substrate-binding subunit, rather than this subunit, as it interacts with the permease subunit and not with substrate directly.): MLSIQDLTKVYRGGKKAVNSINMEVETGEFIAFIGTSGSGKTTALRMINRMIEPTSGTITLNGKDLSKMNSVNLRRNIGYVIQQIGLMPHMTIRENIVLVPKLLKWRKEDKEKKAKELIKLVDLPESYLDLYPTQLSGGQQQRIGVVRALAADQDIILMDEPFGALDPITRDTLQDLVKTLQQKLGKTIIFVTHDMDEAIKLADRICIMSEGEIIQFDTPNNILKNPANDFVREFIGQNRLIQDRPNLRVVDDAMKSPITITSEKTIDEAVTVMRDRRVDTLFVTNDKGKLVGYLDVEDLNEGYRKGSDIIDIMHRDIYTVKTGTMLQDSVRTILKRNVRLIPVVDNHYYIKGVITRSSLVDIVYDSIWGLSEEEAQKNEIQ, translated from the coding sequence ATGTTATCTATACAAGATTTGACTAAAGTTTATCGTGGCGGTAAAAAAGCTGTAAACAGTATCAACATGGAAGTTGAAACTGGGGAATTTATAGCATTTATCGGCACTAGTGGTAGCGGGAAAACTACTGCATTAAGAATGATCAACCGTATGATAGAACCTACGAGTGGTACTATCACGTTAAACGGAAAAGATTTAAGTAAAATGAACTCAGTGAATTTAAGAAGAAATATAGGTTATGTTATCCAACAAATCGGATTAATGCCTCATATGACCATTCGTGAAAATATCGTTTTAGTTCCGAAACTACTTAAATGGCGTAAGGAAGATAAAGAGAAAAAAGCAAAAGAACTTATTAAACTCGTTGACTTGCCTGAGTCTTATTTAGATTTATATCCTACTCAATTATCTGGGGGTCAACAACAACGTATTGGTGTTGTAAGAGCTTTGGCTGCTGACCAAGATATCATTTTAATGGATGAACCATTTGGGGCTTTAGACCCTATTACAAGAGACACGTTGCAAGACCTTGTTAAAACATTGCAACAAAAATTAGGCAAAACGATTATATTTGTAACACATGATATGGATGAAGCGATTAAATTAGCTGACAGGATTTGCATTATGTCTGAAGGTGAAATCATTCAATTTGATACACCTAATAATATTTTAAAAAACCCTGCAAACGATTTTGTTCGTGAATTTATTGGACAAAACAGATTAATCCAAGACAGACCTAACTTAAGAGTTGTTGACGATGCTATGAAGAGTCCTATCACAATTACTTCTGAGAAAACAATCGATGAAGCTGTAACAGTTATGAGAGATAGACGTGTCGATACGCTATTTGTTACAAACGATAAAGGTAAACTGGTTGGTTATCTTGATGTTGAAGATTTAAATGAAGGTTATCGTAAAGGTTCTGACATCATAGATATTATGCATCGTGATATATACACTGTAAAAACTGGTACGATGCTTCAAGATTCTGTACGTACAATACTAAAACGAAATGTTAGGTTAATTCCTGTCGTGGACAATCATTATTACATAAAAGGCGTTATTACAAGATCTAGTTTAGTAGATATCGTTTACGATTCAATTTGGGGATTATCAGAAGAAGAAGCACAAAAGAATGAAATACAATAA